A genomic region of Rhodococcus oxybenzonivorans contains the following coding sequences:
- a CDS encoding rubredoxin, with protein MKILIATDETQADPATELWICEVCEDVYDPQLGDPDGGIPPGTAFQDIPDDWVCPVCGARKKEFRKLRPGEEYQDVSEDLVTGEQG; from the coding sequence ATGAAGATTCTGATCGCGACGGACGAGACACAGGCGGACCCGGCAACCGAGCTCTGGATCTGCGAGGTCTGTGAAGACGTGTACGACCCCCAGCTGGGTGACCCGGACGGTGGCATCCCCCCGGGAACTGCCTTCCAGGACATCCCCGACGACTGGGTCTGTCCGGTCTGTGGGGCGCGCAAGAAGGAATTCCGGAAGCTCAGGCCGGGCGAGGAATACCAGGATGTGAGCGAAGACCTCGTGACGGGAGAGCAGGGATGA
- a CDS encoding SCP2 sterol-binding domain-containing protein, whose protein sequence is MTTPVLSPEWMQTYGELWNNTEATRQGLKKLSMVIEYRLAEDESRAGQIQVVLGEVVRAGAPADGVKPEFVLTANTDTWQRLGLGELPAAKAMVTREVKFRGPMAVAMANLPSLEAAMKMMGQIDGTDWSV, encoded by the coding sequence ATGACAACACCCGTCCTTTCACCCGAGTGGATGCAGACATATGGCGAGCTGTGGAACAACACCGAGGCGACACGCCAGGGACTCAAGAAACTGAGCATGGTCATCGAGTACCGACTCGCCGAGGACGAGAGCCGCGCAGGTCAGATCCAGGTGGTCCTCGGCGAGGTCGTCCGGGCGGGCGCCCCGGCTGACGGCGTCAAGCCCGAGTTCGTGCTGACAGCCAATACGGACACCTGGCAGCGCCTCGGCCTGGGCGAACTCCCGGCAGCCAAGGCGATGGTCACCCGCGAGGTCAAGTTCCGCGGCCCCATGGCGGTCGCTATGGCGAACCTTCCCTCCCTGGAAGCAGCGATGAAGATGATGGGCCAGATCGACGGCACCGACTGGTCGGTGTAA
- a CDS encoding V4R domain-containing protein, whose amino-acid sequence MTQLSALIARALDDMCEYQERFTRDPGHAQVSLAGVPHALVPTHVVASDLPRELVEILGAELAPAVMYRFGRLIGLSHAAAFFADRKIGMTEPQYRVLTGPFHFAWAGYGDVQLLLWEPKLDEDFLVLWESDNSFSAREVLNDGHRGRACHLQAGYAAGWASEATGLPIDVQEIACRAEGVSYCRFAMAHRDRVSLWMRDPRLHRPTKQYKVMPASMPRASSA is encoded by the coding sequence ATGACACAGCTGTCGGCATTGATCGCTCGTGCCCTCGACGACATGTGTGAATACCAGGAGCGCTTCACGCGCGACCCGGGCCATGCCCAGGTGTCGCTCGCCGGCGTTCCACACGCCCTGGTCCCGACCCACGTCGTGGCCAGCGACCTGCCGCGCGAGCTGGTCGAGATCCTCGGTGCCGAGCTGGCACCCGCGGTGATGTACCGGTTCGGTCGTCTCATCGGGCTCAGCCACGCGGCGGCGTTCTTCGCGGACCGCAAGATCGGCATGACCGAACCGCAGTATCGCGTGCTTACCGGCCCGTTTCACTTCGCATGGGCGGGCTACGGAGACGTGCAACTGCTGCTATGGGAGCCCAAGCTCGACGAGGACTTCCTCGTGCTGTGGGAGTCGGACAACTCGTTCAGTGCGCGGGAGGTGCTGAACGACGGGCACCGCGGCCGGGCCTGCCATCTCCAGGCGGGATACGCGGCGGGCTGGGCCTCGGAGGCGACAGGGCTCCCAATCGATGTGCAAGAGATCGCCTGTCGGGCAGAGGGTGTGTCGTACTGCCGCTTCGCGATGGCCCACCGCGATCGTGTGTCGCTGTGGATGCGCGATCCGCGCCTGCACCGCCCGACCAAGCAGTACAAAGTGATGCCGGCCAGTATGCCCCGCGCCTCGTCCGCCTGA
- a CDS encoding 3-carboxyethylcatechol 2,3-dioxygenase produces the protein MTLALVCTSHSPLLEFNDPPPEVRTEVDRAFAQARKFIEDYDPDLVVSFAPDHYNGFFYKLMPSFCIGFEASGVGDFGSSAGRLDVPSALAEQMAQSVLDQGVDIAVSLAMEVDHGAVQPLEILLGGIATKPVIPIFVNSVAEPFAPMKRIRLLGEAVGTFLKNFDGNVLLLGSGGLSHDPPVPRLEAATGEQRKMLLGGRHPTAAARAVRQQRVIDTAKAFTRGEAGIMDLAPEWDRQLLDILASGELERLDAWTAKEMAATAGNSAHEVRTWVAAHNALKAAAGQYTVTSEYYRPIPEYIAGFAVTTAVPVHTTAGLT, from the coding sequence ATGACGCTCGCGCTAGTCTGCACGTCACACAGTCCGCTGCTGGAGTTCAACGACCCCCCGCCCGAGGTCCGCACAGAGGTGGACAGGGCCTTCGCGCAGGCCCGGAAGTTCATCGAAGACTACGACCCCGACCTCGTCGTTTCCTTCGCCCCCGATCACTACAACGGGTTCTTCTACAAGCTCATGCCGTCATTTTGCATCGGCTTCGAGGCTTCGGGCGTGGGTGACTTCGGCAGCTCCGCCGGCCGGCTCGACGTGCCCTCGGCGCTTGCCGAGCAGATGGCGCAGTCGGTGCTGGACCAGGGCGTGGACATTGCAGTCTCCCTGGCGATGGAAGTCGACCACGGTGCGGTCCAGCCCTTGGAAATCCTGCTCGGGGGCATCGCGACGAAGCCGGTGATCCCGATCTTTGTCAATTCCGTGGCGGAACCGTTCGCGCCCATGAAGCGAATCCGCCTGCTCGGCGAGGCCGTGGGCACATTCCTGAAGAATTTCGACGGGAACGTTCTGCTCCTCGGGTCCGGTGGTCTGTCCCACGACCCGCCGGTACCGCGGCTCGAGGCAGCGACCGGGGAACAAAGGAAGATGTTGCTGGGTGGCCGCCACCCCACCGCCGCGGCGCGAGCGGTCCGCCAGCAGCGGGTTATCGACACCGCCAAGGCCTTCACCAGGGGTGAGGCCGGCATCATGGACCTCGCCCCGGAGTGGGACCGGCAACTTCTTGACATCCTGGCCTCCGGGGAGCTGGAACGGCTCGATGCGTGGACCGCCAAGGAGATGGCCGCCACGGCAGGCAACTCCGCCCACGAAGTGCGCACCTGGGTCGCGGCCCACAATGCCCTGAAAGCGGCCGCCGGCCAGTACACGGTGACCTCCGAGTACTACCGGCCCATTCCCGAGTACATCGCCGGGTTCGCCGTGACCACGGCCGTACCCGTTCACACGACCGCCGGCCTCACGTAA
- a CDS encoding flavin reductase family protein has product MGRFTTGVTIIGTKHADGIHAMTANGFMSVSLDPALAMVSIATKAKMHEMLLASGRYGVSFLGADQETVSRHFSGRPDLLPDFSFDEIAGAPLVRGALARISVEVVDAHRAGDHTLFIGKVHHLDDTPGDPLVFYSGGYRHLLRAAHDTEYSDAWSGFCLEPTGPLTLAS; this is encoded by the coding sequence ATGGGGCGCTTCACCACCGGAGTGACGATCATCGGTACCAAACACGCCGATGGCATCCACGCCATGACCGCCAACGGATTCATGTCGGTGTCTTTGGACCCCGCTCTGGCGATGGTGTCCATTGCTACCAAGGCGAAGATGCACGAGATGCTGCTCGCCAGTGGCCGCTACGGCGTGAGCTTTCTCGGTGCCGACCAGGAAACCGTTAGCCGGCACTTCAGCGGGCGCCCCGACCTCCTTCCAGATTTCAGCTTCGACGAGATCGCCGGTGCCCCCCTGGTACGGGGCGCCCTGGCTCGCATCAGTGTCGAGGTGGTCGACGCCCACCGCGCCGGGGACCACACCCTCTTCATCGGGAAGGTCCACCATTTGGACGACACCCCGGGCGACCCACTCGTTTTCTACTCCGGCGGCTACCGGCACCTACTGCGCGCAGCGCACGACACCGAATACTCCGACGCCTGGTCCGGCTTCTGCCTCGAACCGACCGGCCCGCTCACCCTCGCCAGCTGA
- a CDS encoding GntR family transcriptional regulator has product MADEALELEPLTPFAGRRMEQAIAAVRAAIDDGRMKPGVKYSVYQLAEGLGISRTPVRDALLRLEEVGVIKFEARQGFRILLPQPKEIAEIFAVRLALELPAVRKAAAVADPTLSDALQRQRRLMQDAAAGGDEHEFAHHDLGLHDLILDAADNARARAIVKTLRETTRLLGANTADKTRTLTDIDDEHAPIIDAIIAGNPVEAEAAMRAHLENTGRLLVTQSIRSVGDPGLSTEEIWATVNS; this is encoded by the coding sequence GTGGCAGACGAAGCGCTCGAACTCGAACCGCTCACCCCGTTCGCGGGACGACGGATGGAGCAGGCGATCGCGGCGGTGCGGGCGGCCATCGACGACGGCCGCATGAAACCGGGAGTGAAGTACTCGGTCTACCAACTCGCCGAGGGTCTGGGCATCTCCCGAACCCCGGTGCGGGACGCTTTGCTGCGCCTGGAAGAAGTGGGAGTCATCAAGTTCGAAGCACGCCAGGGCTTCCGCATTCTTCTCCCCCAGCCGAAGGAGATCGCGGAGATCTTCGCAGTCCGGTTGGCCCTGGAACTACCCGCGGTCCGCAAGGCCGCAGCCGTGGCCGACCCCACGCTCTCGGATGCACTGCAGCGGCAACGACGCCTGATGCAGGACGCCGCCGCCGGCGGCGACGAACACGAGTTCGCCCATCATGATCTCGGGCTTCACGACCTGATTCTCGACGCCGCCGACAACGCCCGAGCCCGCGCGATCGTCAAGACCCTTCGCGAGACCACCCGGCTGCTCGGGGCCAATACCGCCGACAAGACCAGAACACTCACCGACATCGACGACGAGCATGCACCCATCATCGATGCCATCATCGCCGGCAATCCAGTCGAGGCAGAGGCGGCAATGCGGGCACATCTGGAGAACACAGGAAGACTGCTGGTGACACAATCTATCCGCAGCGTTGGCGACCCGGGCCTGTCCACGGAAGAGATCTGGGCTACCGTCAATTCCTGA
- the hcaB gene encoding 3-(cis-5,6-dihydroxycyclohexa-1,3-dien-1-yl)propanoate dehydrogenase: MGFLDGKVALVTGGGSGIGRAVVELYVQQGAKVGILEISPEKVKDLRNALPVDAVVVTEGDATSMADNERAVADVVDAFGPLTTLVCVVGVFDYFTEIPQLPKDKISEAFDQLFGVNVKSNLLSVKAALDELIENEGDIILTLSNAAFYPGGGGPLYVSSKFAVRGLVTELAYELAPKVRVNGVAPGGTITELRGIPALANEGQRLKDVPDIEGLIEGINPLGIVAQPEDHSWAYALLASRERTPAVTGTIINSDGGLGVRGMTRMAGLAP, translated from the coding sequence TTGGGATTCCTGGACGGCAAGGTGGCGCTCGTCACCGGCGGCGGATCGGGTATCGGCCGCGCTGTGGTCGAGCTCTACGTGCAACAGGGCGCAAAAGTGGGGATCCTCGAGATCTCCCCGGAGAAGGTGAAGGACCTGCGTAACGCACTGCCCGTCGACGCCGTCGTGGTGACGGAAGGCGACGCCACGTCGATGGCCGACAACGAACGCGCCGTCGCCGACGTCGTGGACGCGTTCGGGCCGCTCACCACGCTCGTCTGCGTCGTCGGCGTATTCGACTACTTCACCGAGATTCCGCAACTGCCCAAGGACAAGATCAGCGAGGCGTTCGATCAACTCTTCGGCGTCAACGTCAAGAGCAACCTGCTCAGCGTGAAGGCGGCGCTCGACGAGCTGATCGAGAACGAGGGCGACATCATCCTCACCCTCTCCAACGCTGCGTTCTACCCCGGTGGCGGCGGCCCGCTGTATGTGTCGTCGAAGTTCGCCGTCCGCGGCCTCGTGACCGAGCTCGCGTACGAGCTGGCGCCGAAGGTGCGCGTCAACGGCGTGGCACCAGGCGGCACCATCACCGAGCTGCGCGGCATCCCCGCTCTGGCCAACGAGGGCCAACGTCTCAAGGACGTGCCGGACATCGAGGGTTTGATCGAGGGCATCAATCCGCTGGGCATCGTCGCCCAGCCTGAGGATCACTCATGGGCATACGCGCTTCTCGCCTCGCGGGAGCGTACCCCGGCGGTGACCGGCACCATCATCAACAGCGACGGCGGTCTCGGGGTCCGCGGTATGACGCGGATGGCGGGTCTCGCGCCGTGA
- a CDS encoding aromatic-ring-hydroxylating dioxygenase subunit beta: MSTQTQISDTTVREITEWLYMEAGLLDAGKYREWLDLVAEDLSYIVPLRVTREREAVTDVVEGMAHMDDDADSMEMRVLRLETEYAWAEDPPSRSRHFVTNVQVAPGDSEDEFEVTSNLLLYRTRGDVATYDVLSGERKDVLRRAGDGFRLAKRVVLLDQTTIMTHNLALIM; this comes from the coding sequence ATGAGTACGCAGACACAGATCTCGGACACCACCGTCCGTGAGATCACCGAATGGCTCTACATGGAGGCCGGGCTGCTCGACGCCGGTAAGTACCGGGAATGGCTGGACCTCGTCGCCGAGGACCTGAGCTACATTGTGCCCCTGAGGGTCACCCGGGAGCGTGAGGCCGTGACCGACGTCGTCGAGGGAATGGCCCACATGGACGACGACGCGGACTCGATGGAGATGCGGGTGCTGCGCCTCGAGACCGAGTACGCGTGGGCAGAGGACCCGCCGTCGCGCTCACGGCACTTCGTCACCAACGTTCAAGTCGCGCCGGGCGATAGCGAGGACGAGTTCGAGGTCACCTCGAACCTGCTGCTCTACCGCACCCGCGGTGACGTTGCTACCTACGACGTCCTCTCGGGCGAGCGTAAGGACGTGCTCCGGCGCGCGGGCGACGGCTTCCGTCTCGCCAAACGTGTTGTGCTGCTTGATCAGACCACGATAATGACACACAACCTCGCCCTGATCATGTGA
- a CDS encoding Rieske 2Fe-2S domain-containing protein yields the protein MLSNELRQTLQKGLHDVKSDWTVPASIINDPEVHDVERERVFGHAWVFLAHESEIPERGDYVVRYISEDQFIVCRDEDGEIRGHLNACRHRGMQVCRAEMGNASHFRCPYHGWTYSNTGSLVGVPAGKDAYGNQLKKSDWNLRPMPNLATYKGLIFGSLDPNADSLEDYLGDMKFYLDIVLDRSDAGLQVVGAPQRWVVDANWKLGADNFVGDAYHTMMTHRSMVELGLAPPDPQFALYGEHVHTEHGHGLGIIGPPPGMPLPEFMGMPENIVEEMGRRLTPEQVEIFRPNAFIHGTVFPNLSIGNFLMAKDHLSPPTPFLTLRLWHPLGPDKMEVMSFFLVEKEAPDWFKDESYKAYLRTFGISGAFEQDDAENWRSITRVLGGQFAKTGELNYQMGRGVLEPDPNWPGPGEAYPLDYAEANQRNFLEYWMQLMLADTPLHAGNSNSNGKAETSAPAAPKTPAKAEA from the coding sequence ATGCTGAGCAACGAACTCCGGCAGACCCTCCAGAAGGGTTTGCACGACGTGAAGTCCGACTGGACCGTCCCCGCCTCGATCATCAACGATCCCGAGGTGCACGACGTCGAGCGCGAGCGGGTCTTCGGTCACGCGTGGGTCTTTCTCGCGCACGAGAGTGAGATCCCCGAGCGCGGCGATTACGTCGTGCGGTACATCTCCGAGGATCAGTTCATCGTCTGCCGCGACGAGGACGGCGAAATCCGCGGGCACCTCAACGCTTGCCGCCACCGCGGTATGCAGGTGTGCCGCGCGGAGATGGGGAACGCCTCGCACTTCCGGTGCCCGTACCACGGCTGGACCTACAGCAACACGGGAAGTCTGGTCGGCGTGCCGGCCGGCAAGGACGCGTACGGCAATCAGCTGAAGAAGTCCGACTGGAACCTGCGGCCGATGCCGAACCTGGCCACCTACAAGGGCCTGATCTTCGGCTCGCTGGACCCGAACGCCGATTCGCTGGAGGACTACCTCGGCGATATGAAGTTCTACCTCGATATTGTTCTGGACCGCAGTGACGCCGGGCTGCAGGTCGTCGGCGCCCCGCAGCGGTGGGTGGTCGACGCGAACTGGAAGCTCGGCGCAGACAACTTCGTCGGCGACGCCTACCACACCATGATGACCCACCGCTCGATGGTCGAGCTGGGGCTCGCCCCGCCCGACCCGCAGTTCGCGCTCTACGGAGAGCACGTCCACACCGAGCACGGTCACGGCCTGGGCATCATCGGTCCGCCGCCGGGTATGCCGCTGCCGGAGTTCATGGGCATGCCGGAGAACATCGTCGAGGAAATGGGGCGTCGGCTCACGCCGGAGCAGGTCGAGATCTTCCGGCCCAATGCCTTCATCCATGGCACCGTGTTCCCGAATCTGTCGATCGGCAACTTCCTGATGGCCAAGGATCACCTCTCCCCGCCGACGCCGTTCCTGACGCTGCGCCTGTGGCACCCGCTCGGACCGGACAAGATGGAGGTGATGTCGTTCTTCCTCGTCGAAAAGGAGGCGCCCGACTGGTTCAAGGACGAGAGCTACAAGGCCTACCTGCGCACCTTCGGGATCTCCGGCGCCTTCGAACAGGACGACGCCGAGAACTGGCGCAGTATCACCCGTGTTCTGGGTGGTCAGTTCGCCAAGACAGGGGAGCTCAACTACCAGATGGGGCGCGGCGTTCTCGAGCCCGACCCGAACTGGCCCGGACCCGGGGAGGCCTACCCGCTGGACTACGCCGAGGCCAACCAGCGCAACTTCCTCGAATACTGGATGCAGCTCATGCTCGCGGACACACCGCTGCACGCCGGCAACAGCAACAGCAACGGCAAGGCGGAGACGTCGGCGCCGGCCGCCCCCAAGACCCCAGCGAAAGCGGAGGCGTAG
- a CDS encoding FAD-binding protein — MSTSGRVLVCLKQVPAPGVVAFDERTKRIRRDSGAAITNPADLCALAHALSLRDALGWEVAVVTMGPPAAQATLVDALRRGADRAVHLLDRRFAGADTLATARAITRLVEREAPDLVLTGRWTLDGATAQVGPQVAELAGLPQLTQVVALHTGDDGRLRAEVETDVGTEDWAIELPALVSVGRGIEPPWVVDAADATAIETVTADDLGGGPRDFGTRGSPTFVVEIRPGRSMRSTEHGADAPAAASMLAAAFAAAREDLWPATYAAGPASPAREIWAVAEPLPGGGLHPTSLEALACARSIAAELHSTTVAVLPGAHSSDAPRVLHAHGADRVIVLGDAGLEEYATEPFTSALSAAIIAGSPFAVIAPFSARGRDYAPRVAARLGLGLTGDFVALEVRGADSDDPDLLWLKPALAGSVLAPVIAHTTPSMGTLRPGSFPVAAVRDEGDPQVEVLEPAAKAADDRCTPIERRVENPDAPHLTAARVVIGLGPGLDAATRRAAERLAQATGGAVAATPAAVAAGDAPRQIEIGPLARTIAPSIYLGLGRHDPGTLRAVTGAGQIVVVDPDAKLDELSGLADAVVTADIEPVLGDLLELVAAVH, encoded by the coding sequence ATGAGCACTTCCGGCCGCGTCCTCGTCTGCCTCAAGCAGGTACCCGCCCCGGGGGTGGTCGCCTTCGACGAACGCACCAAGCGCATTCGCCGCGATTCCGGCGCCGCGATCACCAACCCCGCCGATCTGTGTGCTCTCGCGCACGCGCTGTCGCTTCGCGACGCGCTCGGCTGGGAGGTGGCCGTCGTCACCATGGGGCCGCCCGCCGCCCAGGCCACCCTCGTCGACGCACTCCGCCGAGGCGCCGACCGCGCCGTCCATCTTCTCGACCGGCGTTTCGCTGGCGCCGACACGCTGGCGACGGCGCGCGCGATCACCCGGCTCGTCGAACGTGAAGCGCCGGACCTCGTCCTCACCGGCCGCTGGACGCTTGACGGCGCCACCGCACAGGTCGGGCCGCAGGTCGCCGAACTGGCCGGGCTGCCGCAACTCACGCAAGTCGTGGCGCTGCACACCGGCGACGACGGTCGCCTCCGGGCCGAGGTGGAAACCGACGTCGGCACGGAGGACTGGGCCATCGAGCTGCCGGCGTTGGTGTCGGTCGGACGTGGAATCGAGCCGCCCTGGGTCGTCGACGCCGCCGACGCCACGGCCATCGAGACGGTCACCGCCGATGATCTCGGAGGAGGGCCCCGCGACTTCGGGACCCGCGGCTCGCCGACCTTCGTCGTCGAGATCCGTCCCGGCCGCAGCATGCGCTCCACGGAGCACGGCGCCGACGCCCCCGCCGCCGCCAGCATGCTGGCCGCCGCGTTCGCGGCGGCCCGCGAGGACCTCTGGCCCGCGACCTACGCTGCCGGTCCGGCATCCCCGGCGCGGGAGATCTGGGCGGTCGCCGAGCCGCTGCCGGGTGGCGGGCTGCACCCCACCAGCCTCGAGGCCCTCGCCTGCGCCCGCTCGATCGCTGCCGAGCTGCACTCCACGACCGTTGCCGTCCTCCCCGGTGCGCACAGCAGCGACGCGCCGCGCGTCCTGCACGCGCACGGGGCGGACCGGGTGATCGTGCTCGGTGACGCCGGGCTCGAGGAGTACGCCACGGAGCCGTTCACGAGCGCCCTCAGTGCGGCGATCATCGCCGGCTCGCCGTTCGCGGTGATCGCCCCGTTCAGCGCCCGGGGGCGCGACTACGCGCCGCGCGTCGCGGCCCGGTTGGGCCTCGGGCTCACCGGGGATTTCGTCGCGCTCGAGGTACGCGGCGCGGACAGCGACGACCCGGACCTGCTCTGGCTCAAGCCGGCGCTCGCGGGGAGCGTGCTCGCGCCTGTCATCGCGCACACCACCCCATCGATGGGCACACTGCGCCCCGGATCCTTCCCGGTCGCCGCCGTCCGAGACGAGGGCGATCCGCAGGTCGAGGTCCTCGAGCCGGCCGCCAAGGCCGCCGACGACCGGTGCACGCCGATCGAGCGGCGCGTCGAGAATCCCGACGCTCCCCATCTGACAGCGGCGCGGGTGGTCATCGGCCTGGGCCCCGGGCTCGACGCGGCGACGCGCCGGGCGGCCGAGCGGTTGGCTCAGGCGACTGGCGGCGCGGTGGCGGCCACCCCAGCGGCGGTGGCCGCGGGCGACGCACCGCGGCAGATCGAGATCGGGCCACTCGCCCGCACGATCGCCCCCTCGATCTATCTGGGCCTGGGGAGACACGACCCCGGGACCCTCCGTGCGGTGACCGGAGCCGGGCAGATCGTCGTGGTGGACCCCGACGCCAAGCTCGACGAACTGTCCGGCCTCGCCGACGCAGTCGTCACCGCGGATATCGAACCGGTACTTGGTGATCTGTTGGAGCTTGTCGCGGCGGTGCACTAA
- a CDS encoding SCP2 sterol-binding domain-containing protein, with protein sequence MTDKLKLFSQEWCDAALDAVNANDAVYEGFKDPDTFTNKLEFGVIGRDDVACHLEFKEGKVVSFTPRTFDESELWLIINGSLETWQAAAAGKEEGGKLLMKGQIKFAKGPMSAAIENAGALNNFLLTWGQVPTDWDV encoded by the coding sequence ATGACCGACAAGCTGAAGCTCTTCTCACAGGAGTGGTGTGACGCAGCACTCGACGCGGTCAATGCCAACGATGCGGTGTACGAGGGTTTCAAGGATCCTGACACGTTCACCAACAAGTTGGAATTCGGCGTCATCGGCCGGGACGATGTCGCCTGCCATCTCGAATTCAAAGAGGGCAAGGTCGTCTCGTTTACGCCGCGGACGTTCGACGAGAGTGAGCTGTGGCTGATCATCAACGGCAGCCTCGAGACCTGGCAGGCCGCCGCCGCGGGTAAGGAAGAAGGCGGAAAGCTGCTGATGAAGGGGCAGATCAAGTTCGCCAAGGGCCCGATGTCCGCGGCGATCGAGAACGCGGGAGCACTCAACAACTTCCTGCTTACCTGGGGTCAGGTCCCCACCGACTGGGACGTCTGA
- a CDS encoding dihydrodipicolinate synthase family protein: MAQKFGVNDLRGVVAVTPTPALPGAGELTGRDTVDLEETDRMIRRLIADGVDGIITNGTLGEMATLTLTEWQAFTRRVSEVVSEVAPDLPLFIGATTLNTRDTVDRIRFLEGLGIQGVFLGRPMWGGLGADTMAAFYRDIADTFPDMAIVLYDNPEAFKGPIPSPVYAELATLPQVIGAKYIAVTPKFAVDIAAVDGKMRLLPLESDWLATHTLYPDEALGCWSSSALCGPEPVLALRDALASGNLDEARHLTHRIDWTYEPFLARTNFPEFSKYNVTLEKLRFDEAGYINAGPARPPFLTAPEAYAEGARENGRRWRRLVDEITTTN; the protein is encoded by the coding sequence ATGGCACAAAAGTTCGGAGTCAATGACCTGCGCGGCGTCGTCGCGGTCACGCCGACCCCGGCCCTCCCCGGCGCGGGGGAGCTCACCGGGCGCGACACGGTCGACCTCGAGGAGACGGACCGGATGATCCGGCGGCTGATCGCCGACGGCGTCGACGGCATCATCACCAACGGCACGCTCGGCGAGATGGCAACCCTGACCCTCACCGAGTGGCAGGCATTCACACGGCGCGTGTCCGAAGTCGTGTCCGAGGTCGCCCCCGACCTGCCGCTGTTCATCGGGGCGACCACACTGAACACCCGTGACACCGTCGACCGGATCCGCTTCCTGGAAGGTCTCGGGATCCAGGGGGTGTTCCTCGGTCGTCCGATGTGGGGCGGACTCGGCGCCGACACGATGGCCGCCTTCTACCGCGATATCGCCGACACGTTCCCCGACATGGCGATCGTGCTCTACGACAACCCTGAAGCATTCAAAGGGCCGATCCCATCACCGGTCTACGCCGAGCTCGCCACGCTGCCCCAGGTCATCGGCGCGAAATACATTGCGGTCACCCCGAAATTCGCGGTGGACATCGCCGCGGTCGACGGCAAGATGCGGCTGCTGCCGCTCGAAAGCGACTGGCTGGCGACCCACACCCTCTACCCGGACGAGGCGCTTGGTTGCTGGAGCAGCAGCGCGCTGTGCGGCCCGGAGCCCGTGCTCGCCCTCCGGGACGCACTCGCGTCCGGAAACCTCGATGAGGCGCGACATCTGACCCATCGGATCGACTGGACCTACGAGCCGTTCCTCGCCCGTACCAACTTCCCCGAGTTCTCCAAGTACAACGTCACCCTGGAGAAGCTCCGCTTCGACGAGGCTGGCTACATCAACGCCGGGCCCGCCCGTCCCCCATTTCTGACAGCACCCGAGGCCTATGCCGAGGGGGCGCGCGAAAACGGACGTCGGTGGCGCCGTCTCGTCGACGAAATCACCACCACGAACTAG
- a CDS encoding GntR family transcriptional regulator: MVSQRLNRSGQAYEQLTAEILRGRWQPGDTLSTYALSEELQISRTPVSEALKRLESEGLVEIIPQVGCRVVRPSSTTVTELFAIRGVLEGLAAEVAAKAMSAKQLAELGGVLERMEAAIDHGDEVAYGDLNYEFHLKIIEGSGMPRLIQTVEGVWSLLRYQLARLPFTGDQMGESMTESRTEHRAIFEALERRTAKRARTLAEQHTRRCGDRFVVYLEGAAPQRGGEKP, encoded by the coding sequence ATGGTCAGTCAGCGCCTCAATCGAAGCGGTCAAGCGTATGAGCAGCTCACCGCGGAGATCCTCCGCGGTCGCTGGCAGCCGGGCGACACGCTCTCGACTTACGCTCTGTCCGAGGAGCTGCAGATCAGTCGCACGCCGGTGTCCGAGGCCCTCAAGCGGCTGGAGTCAGAGGGACTCGTGGAGATCATCCCCCAGGTCGGGTGTCGCGTTGTTCGGCCGAGTTCCACGACCGTCACCGAGCTGTTCGCGATACGTGGCGTGCTCGAGGGCCTTGCCGCCGAGGTGGCCGCCAAAGCGATGAGCGCCAAGCAGCTCGCTGAGCTCGGTGGCGTGCTCGAGCGGATGGAAGCGGCCATTGATCATGGGGACGAAGTGGCCTACGGTGACCTCAACTACGAGTTCCACCTGAAGATCATCGAGGGTAGCGGCATGCCGCGGCTCATCCAGACCGTCGAGGGCGTGTGGTCACTGCTGCGCTATCAGCTTGCGCGGCTTCCGTTCACGGGCGACCAGATGGGGGAGTCGATGACGGAATCCAGAACCGAGCATCGGGCCATCTTCGAGGCGCTCGAGCGACGTACCGCCAAGCGTGCCCGGACCCTCGCAGAGCAGCACACCCGTCGGTGCGGCGACCGCTTCGTCGTCTACCTGGAGGGTGCCGCCCCGCAGCGAGGAGGAGAGAAGCCATGA